The stretch of DNA cattttgttgcatgacataagtatttgatacatcagaaaagcagaacttaatatttggtacataCTCCTTTGTTTtgtaattacagagatcatacgtttcctgtagttcttgaccaggtttgcacacactgcagcagggattgcAGTTAgtggtttttcattatttttactattttctacattgtagaataacagtgaagacattataactatgaaataacacatctggaatcatgtagtaaccaaaaaaatctaaatatattttaaattctagatttcttcaaagtagccaccctttgccttgatgacagctttggaaacTCATGGCATTCTCTTCATCAgtttcaactggaatgctttttcaagtcttgaaggagttcccacatatgccgagcacttgttggctgcctttccatcactctgcggtccaactcatcacaaaccatctcaattggtttgaggtcgggtgaatGCAAAGGCCAGGTCAgatgatgcagcattccatcactctccttcttggtcaaatagcccttacacagccagaaggtgtgttgggtcactgtcctattgaaaaacaaatgatagtcccactaagcgcaaaccagaggggatggcgtatcgctgcagaatgctgtggtagccatgctggttaagtgtgccttgaattctaaataaatcactgagtgtcatcagcaaagcaccccctaaccatcacacctcctcctccatgcttcacaatgggaaccacacatgcggagatcatccgttcacctactctgcgtctcacaaagacacagaggttggaaccaacaatctcaaatttggacccatcagaccaaagagcagatttccacctgtctaatgtccattgctcgtgtttcttggccaaagcaagtctcttattattatgaagctggttgagagaatgcaaagagtgtgcaaagatgtcatcaaggcaaatgttggctactttaaagaatctaaaatatattttgttttgtttaacacttttttggttactacatgattccatatgtgttctttcataagACATCCTCATGATCTTTGGAGTCCCTGCTTTCGTTGTGAATCAACATATTCCGTGTTTATTTAATTTATGCTTCACAACGCTAACCGGAATGAAGATAGCAGCAACCTTGAAATGAGGTCATACCCTCGGCCTGCTCTTATACATTCGTATTCCAAAATATGGTAGTAGGGCACACCAAATAATTTAAGGCACAGATCAATAGCCAAGATATTCAGCTTTCCGCAGACATTTAAAGAGGTTTTAAGAATAAAGGTTGTCAACAAGTGGTTGGAAAAGTCTATAAGGTCACTTCAACAACAGACATGTTCACATAAATATTAGCAAGACAACTGTACACATTAACTCGCGCAGTACAGCTAAACAATTTCTACACATCTGTTAGCACGTGATGTGACATATATCGCCATCGCcatcgccatcgataagaaacattactgtgcagccgtattcattgatctggccaaggctttcgactctgtcaatcaccatatcctcatcggcagactcgacagccttggtttctcaaatgattgcctcgcctggttcaccaactacttctctgatagagttcagtgtgtcaaatcggagggtctgctgtccggacctctggcagtctctatgggggtgccacagggttcaattcttggaccgactctcttctctgtatacatcaatgaggtcgctcttgctgctggtgagtccctgatccacctctacgcagacgacaccattctgtatacttccggcccttctttggacactgtgttaacaaccctccaggcaagcttcaatgccatacaactctccttccgtggcctccaattgctcttaaatacaagtaaaactaaatgcatgctcttcaaccgatcgctacctgcacctacccgcctgtccaacatcactactctggacggctctgacttagaatacgtggacaactacaaatacttaggtgtctggttagactgtaaactctccttccagacccatatcaaacatctccaatccaaagttaaatctagaattggcttcctatttcgcaacaaagcatccttcactcatgctgccaaacatacccttgtaaaactgaccatcctaccaatcctcgactttggcgatgtcatttacaaaatagcctccaataccctactcaacaaattggatgcagtctatcacagtgcaatccgttttatcaccaaagccccatatactacccaccattgcgacctgtacgctctcgttggctggccctcgcttcatactcgtcgccaaacccactggctccatgtcatctacaagaccctgctaggtaaagtccccccttatctcagctcgctggtcaccatagcatctcccacctgtagcacacgctccagcaggtatatctctctagtcacccccaaaaccaattctttctttggccgcctctccttccagttctctgctgccaatgactggaacgaactacaaaaatctctgaaactggaaacacttatctccctcactagctttaagcaccaactgtcagagcagctcacagattactgcacctgtacatagcccacctataatttagcccaaacaactacctctttcccaactgtatttaatttgaatttatttatttattttgctcctttgcaccccattattttttatttctactttgcacattcttccattgcaaaactaccattccagtattttacttgctatattgtatttactttgccatcatggccttttttgcctttacctcccttctcacctcatttgctcacattgtatatagacttgtttatactgcattattgactgtatgtttgtttttactccatgtgtaactctgtgtcgttttatctgtcgaactgctttgctttatcttggccaggtcgcaattgtaaatgagaacttgttctcaacttgcctacctggttaaataaaggtcaaataaaaaaaataaaaaaataaaatataaatcattacAAGGAACAAAGGAAAATAATGATTATGTCGTGTCTCACATGTATAAGGGGTGTTCAGTGACATGGAAAGTGGCGGCCAACTGCAGCAAGGAGGCAAACACTATCAAAACAGGCTTATCATCTCATCCTTCTGTCTAAATTGCTCCACACTTCCAAAAACGTTCTCACCTGACATCTGCCATCTGTTCTACATTGTGATTAGAAATGTTGGCCTAAGTACCTAGAATACACATCAAACGCGTAACACAATTGAATAGAGAGGCCTACCTCTGGGGACCCCTGGGAGTCATCAAATGCTTCAGCAAAGATTGTTGGAGTTGTTCTCAGAGTCTGGTCCACAAGCAGCGTGTTGTCATTGGAAGATCTGACGAACTTGAAGTCACTTGTGCGCGAGCCCGTCGTCAGGTATGCGTCATAATTGTAAGTGCTGCGGAGAGTTCCTGCGCCATCCACCTCTGCGTAGTTGGGAGGGAGATACGCGCTGGGGATGGCGACCGCTCCGTCAAACAACAGTCTGGGCTTTCTCCTGCGGCAAAACTTCACGGTCAGGATGACAATGATGAAGGTGAAGAAAAAGGTGGAGACGGACACCAGCGCGATGATCAGATAAGAGGTGAGTTTGGAATTGTTTTCATCATAAGAGATATCTTTCAGTTTTGGCACTTCAGCCAAGTTATCAGAAATCACCAAATACATTGTAcaggtggcagagagagagggctgtccgTTATCTTTCACTGACACAATGAGGTTCTGTTTCATGCTGTCAGATTCAGAAATGTCCCGCTGTGTCCTGATCTCTCCGCTGTGGAGACCAATAGTGAAAAGTCCCGGATCAGTGGATTTGACTATATGATAAGAAAGCCAGGCGTTCTGGCCGGAGTCCGAGTCCACCGCAATCACCTTGGAAACCAGAGAGCCCTCGTGCGCAGCTTTGGGGACCAGTTCGGTCATGAAGGATTTCCCCTCCGGGGCGGGGTATAGTATCTGAGGAGAGTTGTCATTCACATCTGTTATGAACACACTGACCGTGACGTTGCTGTTGAGTGGAGGAGAACCGTTGTCTCTGGCCACCACGTGGACTTTAAAACTCCTGAATTGCTCATAATCAAACGACCTCACAGCGTGGATCACCCCCGTGTCTCCGTTAACGGATAAAAACGAGGACACTTGGACACCGTTCACCTCACCGGGAAAGAGAGAATAAATCACTGTGCCGTTCTGTCTCCAGTCTGGGTCCCGTGCAGTAACGGAACATAAGGAAGAGCCAGGTTTGTTATTTTCAGTCACGTGGGCTTTATAGGACTGTTCCTCAAACACAGGTGGGTTGTCGTTGACGTCAGCTACAGATAACTGAACACTTttagaggaggacagaggtggaGAGCCCTCGTCGGTGGCAGTGATTGTAATGTTGTAATCAGACACTAGTTCACGGTCCAGTTCGCCAGTGGTCACCAGAGAATAGTAGTTTTTGATGGATGGCACCAGCTTAAAGGGAAGGTTTTGCTGAATGGAGCAGCGGACCTGTCGGTTATTCTCAGAGTCTCTATCCTGCACGTTAATGATGCCCACCTCTGTACCAGGTGACGCGTTCTCAGGTATGGGGTTAGTCAGAGATTGTAGATAAATCACAGGAGCGTTGTCATTAACATCAGTGATTTCTATTATAACTTTGGCATATGATGCTAACCCTAAACCATCCTTACCTTTGATTCGCAATTCAAATGATGAAAATTCTTCAAAATCTATAGTGCCAATAACTCGTATGTCTCCTGTTTTACGGTCGATAGAAAATATGTTCTTTACGTCTTCTGAAACATGACCGAAGTCATACGTGATCTCCCCATTCACTCCGTCATCTGCATCCGCAGCACTCACTGTAACCACTACAGTATCTAAAGGGGAGTTTTCAGGCAGACTGGCTTTATAGACGGCCTGGCTAAACACTGGGGCGTTATCGTTAGCATCCAGTACAGTGACGTGTACGAGTACAGTACCTGATCTCTGCGGAGAGCCTCCGTCTACAGCTGTAAGCAATAATTTAACATCCTGCTTTTGTTCTCGATCAAGCTCCTTCTCTAGAACAAGATCCACAGTATGACTATCTACAATCAAAACGAAATTGTCATTCCTTTCAAGTGTGTATCTTTGAACTGAGTTCTGTCCTATATCCGCGTCATGAGCCTCCTCCAATGAGAATCGAGTGCCTTTAGCTGCAGATTCCCATATTTCCATATCTATCATCTCCTCGTTAAATTGTGGATAGTTGTCATTAATATCTTGAACATGAAGGCTAATACGTTGCAGCTCCAAAGGATTCTCCAATACAAGTTCCTGTTTTAAAACGCACAAAGCCTTATTGCCACAAAGCCCCTCTCTGTCAATCCCTTCAGCAACAATCAAATCTCCGGTACTCAGATTAATGTCACAATACCGTTTTTGGTTTCCTTCGGTATCAATACGGGCCTTACGAGCGGACAGTCCGCTCGCCTCCAGCCCGAGATCCTTGGCTATATTTCCAATAACAGATCCTCGTTTCATCTCCTCCGGAAAAGAATAGCTCACGTCTCCATTGACGGAGTGCAGCAGTCGAAGAAAGAAAACAAAGGCACAGACCAGGCCTGTCACTGTGAATATTTTGTGCTCCATCCTTAGATAAGAACGGTGGAGAAATAAGGCTGCAGTTATGTGCGTCACTATATGCAAATATTCAAAGTGAAGATATAGTTTTCAATCGAATATAATTCCAACCGAGAAAACACTAACAAACGTCCGGTCCCCAGGATTTTCTGCAGCGCAGTGAACAACCCAGAGCGTTGTATTCGTCAACAAGAAGTTGCTCAGCTGGTGAACAGCGACACTTTGAGTGCACTTCATAAATTGCATGTTTTAAATGACAACACACGGACTAACCCATTATCGATTTGATAAAATGCAAAGCACACTATCGGACCGAGGATGAAGACAATACGCACATAACAGAACATAACACCTAGACAGCTATACCCGTAAAAGAGGAAATCTCCTTCTTCTCATTCTCCATTTACATTTCAGCCGATAAAGACAATATGTTTGTCCATGGGCGCAACTTTCCCTGTGAATGGGGGATATGTCCCCCCCATATTCTGAAAT from Oncorhynchus kisutch isolate 150728-3 linkage group LG15, Okis_V2, whole genome shotgun sequence encodes:
- the LOC109878388 gene encoding protocadherin beta-16-like, giving the protein MEHKIFTVTGLVCAFVFFLRLLHSVNGDVSYSFPEEMKRGSVIGNIAKDLGLEASGLSARKARIDTEGNQKRYCDINLSTGDLIVAEGIDREGLCGNKALCVLKQELVLENPLELQRISLHVQDINDNYPQFNEEMIDMEIWESAAKGTRFSLEEAHDADIGQNSVQRYTLERNDNFVLIVDSHTVDLVLEKELDREQKQDVKLLLTAVDGGSPQRSGTVLVHVTVLDANDNAPVFSQAVYKASLPENSPLDTVVVTVSAADADDGVNGEITYDFGHVSEDVKNIFSIDRKTGDIRVIGTIDFEEFSSFELRIKGKDGLGLASYAKVIIEITDVNDNAPVIYLQSLTNPIPENASPGTEVGIINVQDRDSENNRQVRCSIQQNLPFKLVPSIKNYYSLVTTGELDRELVSDYNITITATDEGSPPLSSSKSVQLSVADVNDNPPVFEEQSYKAHVTENNKPGSSLCSVTARDPDWRQNGTVIYSLFPGEVNGVQVSSFLSVNGDTGVIHAVRSFDYEQFRSFKVHVVARDNGSPPLNSNVTVSVFITDVNDNSPQILYPAPEGKSFMTELVPKAAHEGSLVSKVIAVDSDSGQNAWLSYHIVKSTDPGLFTIGLHSGEIRTQRDISESDSMKQNLIVSVKDNGQPSLSATCTMYLVISDNLAEVPKLKDISYDENNSKLTSYLIIALVSVSTFFFTFIIVILTVKFCRRRKPRLLFDGAVAIPSAYLPPNYAEVDGAGTLRSTYNYDAYLTTGSRTSDFKFVRSSNDNTLLVDQTLRTTPTIFAEAFDDSQGSPETGELFTSRPFDYQQASHYKVGVTAQDNEDLLLLEAPKSYLVTKVVAVDADSGHNVWLS